The Bacillus vallismortis genome window below encodes:
- the acpP gene encoding acyl carrier protein encodes MADTLERVTKIIVDRLGVDEADVKLEASFKEDLGADSLDVVELVMELEDEFDMEISDEDAEKIATVGDAVNYIQNQQ; translated from the coding sequence ATGGCAGATACATTAGAGCGTGTAACGAAAATCATCGTAGATCGCCTTGGCGTTGATGAAGCAGACGTCAAACTTGAAGCTTCTTTCAAGGAAGACTTAGGTGCTGATTCCCTAGATGTAGTTGAGCTTGTTATGGAACTTGAAGACGAGTTTGATATGGAAATTTCTGACGAAGATGCTGAAAAGATTGCAACAGTCGGCGACGCTGTGAACTACATACAAAACCAGCAATAA
- the fabD gene encoding ACP S-malonyltransferase, with translation MSKIAFLFPGQGSQFIGMGKELYEQVPAAKRLFDEADETLETKLSSLIFEGDTEELTLTYNAQPALLTTSIAVLEKFKESGITPDFTAGHSLGEYSALVASGALSFKDAVYTVRKRGEFMNEAVPAGEGAMAAILGMDAETLKQVTDKVTEEGRLVQLANLNCPGQIVISGTAKGVELASERAKENGAKRAIPLEVSGPFHSELMKPAAEKLKEVLDSCDINDADVPVISNVSANVMTDKAEIKEKLIEQLYSPVRFEESINKLIAEGVTTFIEIGPGKVLSGLVKKVNRRLKTIAVSDPETIELAIQTLKEENENA, from the coding sequence ATGAGTAAGATTGCATTTTTATTCCCGGGTCAGGGATCACAATTTATCGGCATGGGGAAAGAGCTTTATGAGCAGGTCCCTGCTGCAAAGCGTCTCTTTGATGAAGCGGATGAAACATTGGAAACAAAACTCAGTTCGCTGATTTTTGAAGGTGATACTGAAGAATTAACACTTACATATAATGCACAGCCTGCTTTGCTGACGACAAGCATTGCTGTTCTTGAAAAATTTAAAGAATCAGGCATTACACCTGATTTTACAGCAGGACACAGCCTTGGTGAATATTCCGCACTGGTTGCGTCTGGCGCACTGTCTTTCAAAGATGCTGTTTATACCGTCAGAAAACGCGGAGAGTTTATGAATGAAGCAGTGCCGGCTGGCGAAGGAGCCATGGCTGCGATTCTCGGCATGGATGCTGAAACATTAAAGCAAGTAACCGATAAAGTGACGGAGGAAGGTCGCCTTGTCCAGCTTGCGAATCTCAACTGCCCCGGACAAATCGTCATTTCCGGAACAGCTAAAGGGGTAGAGCTTGCATCTGAACGGGCAAAAGAGAACGGTGCAAAACGTGCGATTCCGCTTGAAGTAAGCGGCCCGTTCCATTCTGAACTAATGAAGCCAGCAGCTGAAAAGCTGAAAGAAGTATTGGACTCCTGTGACATAAATGACGCTGACGTTCCGGTCATCTCAAACGTTTCTGCTAATGTCATGACTGATAAAGCAGAAATCAAAGAGAAGCTCATTGAGCAGCTCTACTCTCCGGTTCGTTTTGAGGAAAGCATTAACAAGCTGATTGCAGAGGGTGTTACGACTTTTATTGAAATCGGCCCCGGAAAAGTGCTTTCAGGCCTTGTGAAAAAAGTAAACAGACGCTTAAAAACAATTGCTGTATCAGATCCGGAAACGATCGAGCTGGCAATTCAAACGCTTAAGGAGGAGAATGAAAATGCTTAA
- the smc gene encoding chromosome segregation protein SMC, producing MFLKRLDVIGFKSFAERISVDFVKGVTAVVGPNGSGKSNITDAIRWVLGEQSARSLRGGKMEDIIFAGSDSRKRLNLAEVTLTLDNDDHFLPIDFHEVSVTRRVYRSGESEFLINNQQCRLKDIIDLFMDSGLGKEAFSIISQGKVEEILSSKAEDRRSIFEEAAGVLKYKTRKKKAENKLFETQDNLNRVEDILHELEGQVEPLKIQASIAKDYLEKKKELEHVEIALTAYDIEELHGKWSTLKEKVQLAKEEELAESSAISAKEAKIEDARDKIQALDESVDELQQVLLVTSEELEKLEGRKEVLKERKKNAVQNQEQLEEAIVQFQQKETVLKEELAKQEAVFETLQAEVKQLRAQVKEKQQALSLHNENVEEKIEQLKSDYFELLNSQASIRNELQLLDDQMSQSAVTLQRLADNNEKHLQERRDISARKAACETEFARIEQEMHSQVGAYRDMQTKYEQKKRQYEKNESALYQAYQYVQQARSKKDMLETMQGDFSGFYQGVKEVLKVKERLGGIRGAVLELMSTDRKYETAIEIALGASAQHVVTDDEQSARKAIQYLKQNSFGRATFLPLSVIRDRQLQSRDAETAAQHSSFLGVASELVTFDPAYRRIIQNLLGTVLITEDLKGANELAKLLGHRYRIVTLEGDVVNPGGSMTGGAVKKKNNSLLGRSRELEDVSKRLIEMEEKTALLEQEVKTLKQSLQDIENKLADLRETGESLRLKQQDVKGQLYELQVAEKNINTHLELYDQEKSALLESDEEKKTRKRKLEEELSAVSEKMKQLEEDMDRLTKQKQTQSTTKESLSNELTELKITAAKKEQACQGEEDNLDRLKKELAETEFALKEAKEDLSFLTSEMSSSSSGEEKLEEAAKHKLNDKTKTIELIALRRDQRIKLQHGLDTYERELKEMKRLYKQKTTLLKDEEVKLGRMEVELDNLLQYLREEYSLSFEGAKETYQLEADPEEARKRVKLIKLAIEELGAVNLGSIDEFERVNERYKFLSEQKEDLTEAKNTLFQVIEEMDEEMTKRFNDTFVQIRSHFDQVFRSLFGGGRAELRLTDPNDLLHSGVEIIAQPPGKKLQNLNLLSGGERALTAIALLFSILKVRPVPFCVLDEVEAALDEANVFRFAQYLKKYSSDTQFIVITHRKGTMEEADVLYGVTMQESGVSKVISVKLEETKEFVQ from the coding sequence ATGTTCCTCAAACGCTTAGACGTTATAGGATTTAAATCGTTTGCAGAACGGATTTCCGTAGATTTTGTAAAAGGCGTTACAGCGGTTGTCGGTCCAAACGGGAGCGGAAAAAGCAATATTACAGATGCCATTCGCTGGGTTCTTGGAGAGCAATCGGCACGGTCTCTTCGCGGCGGAAAAATGGAAGATATCATTTTTGCCGGCAGTGATTCGAGAAAGCGATTAAACCTAGCTGAAGTTACACTTACTCTTGATAATGATGATCATTTCTTGCCGATTGACTTCCATGAGGTCAGTGTTACAAGACGTGTATACAGATCAGGCGAGAGTGAGTTTCTGATTAACAATCAGCAGTGCCGCTTAAAAGATATTATTGATTTATTTATGGACTCTGGTCTAGGTAAAGAAGCATTTTCTATTATCAGCCAAGGGAAAGTGGAAGAGATCCTGAGCAGCAAAGCGGAGGATCGCCGCAGTATCTTTGAAGAAGCCGCCGGGGTGCTTAAATATAAAACGAGAAAGAAAAAAGCAGAAAATAAACTGTTTGAGACACAGGACAATTTAAACCGGGTAGAAGATATATTACATGAGCTTGAAGGACAGGTTGAACCCCTTAAAATTCAAGCTTCAATCGCGAAAGACTATCTGGAGAAAAAGAAAGAGCTGGAGCATGTTGAAATTGCGCTGACTGCCTATGATATCGAAGAGCTGCATGGCAAATGGTCAACGCTTAAAGAGAAAGTGCAGCTCGCAAAGGAAGAAGAGCTCGCTGAATCGTCTGCAATTTCTGCGAAAGAAGCGAAAATTGAAGATGCGAGAGACAAAATTCAAGCGCTGGATGAATCAGTAGATGAGCTCCAGCAGGTCTTATTGGTGACGAGTGAAGAGCTGGAAAAGCTTGAAGGCCGTAAAGAAGTCCTGAAAGAACGCAAGAAAAACGCTGTGCAAAACCAAGAACAGCTGGAAGAAGCCATCGTTCAGTTTCAGCAAAAAGAAACGGTGCTGAAAGAAGAGCTTGCGAAGCAGGAAGCTGTCTTCGAAACGCTTCAGGCAGAGGTGAAACAGTTAAGAGCTCAGGTAAAAGAAAAGCAACAGGCTCTCAGTCTTCACAATGAAAATGTCGAAGAGAAGATCGAGCAGCTGAAAAGCGATTACTTTGAGCTGTTAAACAGCCAGGCTTCGATACGCAACGAGCTCCAGCTGCTGGATGACCAGATGTCCCAATCCGCTGTCACATTACAGAGGCTTGCAGACAACAATGAAAAGCATCTTCAGGAACGGCGCGATATTTCTGCGCGAAAAGCCGCATGTGAAACGGAGTTTGCCCGAATTGAGCAGGAGATGCACAGCCAAGTCGGCGCATATCGTGACATGCAGACAAAATATGAGCAGAAAAAGCGCCAATACGAAAAAAATGAATCCGCTTTGTATCAGGCATACCAATACGTTCAGCAAGCGAGATCGAAAAAGGACATGCTTGAGACGATGCAGGGTGATTTCTCCGGCTTTTATCAAGGTGTTAAAGAAGTGCTGAAAGTGAAGGAGCGCCTTGGCGGGATTCGCGGAGCGGTCCTTGAGCTGATGTCAACAGACCGAAAGTATGAAACGGCCATTGAAATTGCGCTCGGCGCTTCTGCCCAGCATGTCGTGACCGACGATGAACAGTCTGCCCGCAAAGCGATTCAATATTTAAAACAGAATTCCTTCGGCCGGGCGACGTTTCTGCCTCTTTCTGTCATCAGAGACCGCCAGCTTCAAAGCCGGGACGCGGAAACAGCAGCGCAGCATTCGTCATTTCTCGGGGTTGCCAGTGAACTTGTCACATTTGATCCTGCGTATCGGCGCATCATCCAGAATCTTCTTGGAACCGTGCTGATCACAGAGGATTTAAAGGGGGCAAATGAGCTTGCGAAGCTTCTCGGCCACCGGTACCGCATCGTAACCCTTGAGGGAGATGTCGTGAATCCGGGTGGTTCAATGACGGGCGGAGCGGTTAAAAAGAAAAATAACTCGCTGCTTGGAAGAAGCCGTGAGCTTGAAGATGTGAGCAAACGGCTCATTGAAATGGAAGAGAAAACAGCACTGCTTGAACAAGAAGTCAAAACACTTAAGCAATCCCTTCAGGATATAGAGAATAAACTGGCTGATTTAAGAGAAACAGGGGAAAGCTTGAGATTAAAGCAGCAGGATGTAAAAGGCCAGCTGTACGAACTTCAAGTTGCCGAAAAAAATATCAACACCCATTTAGAGCTCTATGATCAAGAAAAATCCGCTCTGTTAGAAAGCGATGAAGAGAAGAAAACGCGCAAACGCAAGCTGGAAGAAGAGCTTTCTGCCGTATCCGAAAAGATGAAGCAGCTTGAAGAGGACATGGACAGACTGACAAAACAAAAACAAACGCAATCAACAACGAAAGAGTCTCTCTCCAATGAGCTTACCGAGCTGAAGATCACAGCGGCCAAAAAAGAGCAGGCATGCCAGGGTGAAGAGGACAACCTTGACAGACTAAAGAAAGAGCTCGCAGAAACAGAGTTTGCGTTAAAAGAAGCGAAAGAAGACTTGAGCTTCTTAACGTCAGAGATGTCATCAAGCTCCAGCGGCGAAGAAAAGCTTGAAGAAGCTGCAAAACATAAATTGAATGACAAAACGAAAACGATCGAACTGATTGCGTTAAGACGCGACCAGCGTATCAAGCTTCAGCATGGGCTTGATACGTATGAGCGTGAGCTGAAAGAAATGAAACGGCTGTATAAACAAAAAACAACGCTCTTAAAAGATGAAGAGGTCAAACTGGGCCGGATGGAAGTTGAGCTTGATAATTTGCTTCAGTACTTGCGGGAGGAATACAGCTTGTCCTTTGAGGGGGCAAAAGAGACATATCAGCTTGAAGCAGATCCAGAGGAAGCCAGAAAGCGCGTGAAGCTGATTAAACTCGCAATCGAAGAGCTGGGTGCTGTAAACCTCGGAAGCATAGATGAGTTTGAGAGGGTCAACGAACGGTATAAGTTTCTGTCAGAACAAAAAGAAGATTTGACAGAAGCGAAAAATACCTTGTTCCAAGTGATTGAAGAAATGGATGAAGAAATGACGAAACGCTTTAACGACACATTCGTCCAAATCCGCTCACATTTTGATCAAGTCTTCCGTTCCTTATTCGGAGGAGGACGAGCTGAACTAAGGCTCACCGATCCGAACGATCTGCTTCACTCAGGAGTCGAGATTATCGCACAGCCGCCGGGGAAAAAATTGCAAAACTTAAACCTTCTGTCAGGCGGAGAGCGTGCGCTTACTGCTATAGCGCTCTTATTCTCAATCTTAAAGGTTCGTCCTGTGCCGTTTTGCGTCCTTGACGAAGTAGAGGCTGCGCTTGACGAAGCGAATGTCTTCCGATTTGCGCAGTATTTAAAAAAATACAGCAGCGATACCCAGTTTATCGTGATTACCCACAGAAAAGGGACGATGGAGGAAGCGGATGTGCTATACGGCGTAACCATGCAGGAATCCGGTGTTTCAAAGGTAATTTCAGTTAAGCTGGAAGAAACAAAAGAATTCGTACAGTAA
- the fabG gene encoding 3-oxoacyl-[acyl-carrier-protein] reductase has translation MLNDKTAIVTGASRGIGRSIALDLAKSGANVVVNYSGNEAKANEVVDEIKSLGRKAIAVKADVSNPEDVQNMIKETLSVFSAIDILVNNAGITRDNLIMRMKEDEWDDVININLKGVFNCTKAVTRQMMKQRSGRIINVSSIVGVSGNPGQANYVAAKAGVIGLTKSSAKELASRNITVNAIAPGFISTDMTDKLTKDVQDEMLKQIPLARFGEPGDVSSVVTFLASEGARYMTGQTLHIDGGMVM, from the coding sequence ATGCTTAATGACAAAACAGCTATTGTCACTGGCGCATCCCGCGGAATCGGCCGCTCAATCGCCCTTGACTTGGCAAAAAGCGGCGCAAACGTTGTCGTGAACTACTCCGGCAATGAAGCGAAAGCTAATGAAGTAGTCGATGAAATCAAATCATTGGGCAGAAAAGCAATTGCTGTCAAAGCGGATGTATCAAATCCCGAAGATGTACAAAACATGATAAAAGAAACGCTGTCTGTTTTTTCTGCGATTGACATTTTAGTTAATAACGCCGGAATTACAAGAGACAATCTCATCATGAGAATGAAAGAAGATGAATGGGATGACGTCATTAACATTAACTTAAAGGGTGTTTTCAACTGCACGAAAGCTGTTACAAGACAAATGATGAAACAGCGTTCAGGCCGTATTATTAACGTGTCGTCTATCGTAGGTGTCAGTGGAAATCCTGGACAAGCAAACTACGTGGCCGCAAAAGCCGGCGTGATCGGTTTAACAAAATCTTCTGCCAAAGAGCTCGCAAGCCGCAATATTACGGTAAATGCGATTGCGCCTGGATTTATCTCAACTGATATGACAGATAAGCTAACAAAAGATGTTCAAGACGAAATGCTGAAACAAATTCCGCTCGCGCGATTTGGCGAACCTGGCGACGTCAGCAGCGTTGTCACGTTCCTTGCTTCTGAGGGAGCTCGTTATATGACAGGCCAAACGCTTCATATTGACGGCGGAATGGTGATGTAA
- the rncS gene encoding ribonuclease III, whose amino-acid sequence MSKHSHYKDKKKFYKKVEQFKEFQERISVHFQNEKLLYQAFTHSSYVNEHRKKPYEDNERLEFLGDAVLELTISRFLFAKYPAMSEGDLTKLRAAIVCEPSLVSLAHELSFGDLVLLGKGEEMTGGRKRPALLADVFEAFIGALYLDQGLEPVESFLKVYVFPKINDGAFSHVMDFKSQLQEYVQRDGKGSLEYKISNEKGPAHNREFEAIVSLKGEPLGVGNGRSKKEAEQHAAQEALAKLQKHHTRQ is encoded by the coding sequence ATGTCAAAACACTCACATTATAAAGATAAAAAAAAGTTCTATAAAAAAGTAGAACAATTTAAAGAGTTTCAAGAACGGATTTCGGTTCACTTTCAAAATGAAAAGCTTTTGTATCAAGCATTTACACATTCATCTTATGTGAATGAGCATCGGAAAAAGCCGTATGAAGATAATGAAAGGCTTGAATTTTTAGGTGACGCTGTTTTGGAACTGACCATCTCCAGATTCTTATTTGCCAAGTACCCGGCTATGAGTGAAGGAGATTTGACGAAATTGAGAGCCGCGATTGTATGCGAACCGTCTCTCGTTTCATTGGCTCACGAACTGTCATTCGGCGACCTTGTCCTATTGGGTAAAGGTGAGGAAATGACAGGCGGAAGAAAGCGTCCCGCTCTATTGGCGGATGTTTTTGAGGCATTTATCGGAGCCTTGTATCTTGATCAGGGATTAGAGCCGGTCGAAAGTTTCTTAAAAGTCTATGTGTTCCCTAAAATTAACGATGGTGCTTTTTCTCATGTGATGGATTTCAAAAGCCAGCTGCAGGAATACGTGCAGCGGGACGGCAAAGGCTCTCTGGAGTATAAAATCTCCAACGAAAAAGGGCCTGCGCACAACCGTGAATTTGAAGCCATCGTATCTCTAAAAGGTGAACCACTCGGAGTCGGAAACGGCCGTTCAAAGAAAGAAGCCGAACAGCACGCTGCTCAGGAAGCTTTAGCTAAATTGCAAAAACACCATACGAGACAATAA